The Antedon mediterranea chromosome 11, ecAntMedi1.1, whole genome shotgun sequence genome window below encodes:
- the LOC140062717 gene encoding choline dehydrogenase, mitochondrial-like — protein sequence MLRVLTKASKAGLKATCLPSLRSSHRSRCRLLLQQTAIRCLSTRQPNQKKPKLIIFDKDGTLICCHSIWTPWVKDTTDRFIKKTGLNLEEKIHHLLSYDPKEDRLLPGLLAESTSQIIKRQLCQLLQDEGISVDRSLEIVEDCYKEMGTIDANVLVSHGDVNKLMTEIKEQEIKIAVCTADTRAGTINTLKVIDVEHLVDMVVCSDDPGLLPKPNADAAFAICEKLGVEPERTVMVGDTMTDINFGINAGLGNIVGVLSGVSTKKDLHKSADYVIDDIQGLTSLFLNRSSQLPNKPQRHGVFNTPARSFSTTSNRSQEYSHVIVGAGSAGCILANRLTEDQSNNVMLLEAGPKDYTWKIHMPAALVYPLCDDKYNWFYHTVPQTHMNSRKMYQPRGRVWGGSSSLNAMCYVRGHALDYDGWEKAGAEGWSYADCLPYFKKAQCHESGESEYRGGSGPLNVSRGKTNNPLFNVFLEAGQQAGYPRTQDYNGYQFEGFDFMDFTIHKGIRWSTANAYLRPALKRSNLKVTSKTLTTRVLFDGTKAVGVEYKQGGEIKTVRADKVILSCGSINTPQLLMLSGVGNADELKKHDIPVVNHLPGVGQNLQDHLEVYVQMACSQPVSLYKAQWKFPHNMIKIGLQWFLLQTGLGATSHLEAVAFIRSRAGVEYPDIQFHFLPSSVKDHGRVNPEQHSFQVHVGAQRPESRGTIALQSKNPKDHPLIDPNYLSTENDRWEMRECIKLAREIFEQDAFAAYRGKEILPGVDMQSDEQLDAFVREHGETAYHPSCSAKMGSEKDPMAVVNKRTEVFGMENLYIVDASIMPNVTTGNLNAPVTMMAEKAADIFRGREKLAPSDAPVYKPSSIETQR from the exons ATGTTACGGGTCCTAACGAAGGCTAGCAAAGCag GTCTAAAAGCAACATGTTTACCCAGCCTAAGGTCAAGTCATAGGTCAAGATGTCGTCTGCTACTTCAACAGACTGCTATCAGATGTCTGAGTACAAGGCAGCCTaaccaaaaaaaaccaaaactgATCATATTTGACAAGGATGGCACTCTCATCTGTTGTCACTCTATCTGGACACCATGGGTCAAAGACACAACAGACAG ATTTATAAAGAAAACAGGCCTTAATCTGGAAGAAAAAATACATCATTTGCTAAGTTATGATCCAAAAGAGGACAGACTCCTGCCAGGTCTTTTGGCGGAAAGTACGTCACAGATCATCAAAAGACAACTCTGCCAGCTTCTCCAAGACGAAGGCATCAGCGTCGATCGTAGCTTAGAAATTGTTGAAGATTGCTACAAAGAGATGGGCACAATAGACGCAAATGTGTTAGTCTCGCACGGAGATGTAAACAAGTTAATGACCGAGATTAAGGAACAAGAGATCAAAATAGCAGTGTGTACGGCAGATACAAGAGCAGGGACCATAAACACTCTCAAAGTGATAGATGTTGAACATCTGGTTGACATGGTTGTTTGTTCAGATGATCCTGGACTGCTCCCCAAGCCTAATGCAGATGCTGCCTTTGCTATTTGTGAGAAGTTAGGCGTGGAACCAGAGAGGACCGTTATGGTTGGAGACACAATGACGGACATCAACTTTGGCATCAATGCTGGCCTCGGAAATATTGTTG GTGTTCTGAGTGGCGTTTCAACGAAGAAAGATTTGCACAAATCTGCAGATTATGTCATTGATGATATTCAAGGTCTTACAAGCCTGTTCCTCAACCGCAGTTCTCAATTACCAAATAAGCCACAGCGTCATGGCGTTTTTAATACGCCGGCTCGTTCATTTTCAACAACTTCAAATCGTTCTCAGGAATACTCTCACGTGATTGTAGGAGCAGGGTCAGCAGGTTGTATTCTTGCGAACCGTCTAACCGAAGATCAATCTAACAATGTCATGTTGCTAGAGGCTGGGCCTAAAGACTACACTTGGAAGATCCACATGCCTGCTGCGTTAGTTTACCCTCTGTGTGATGATAAGTATAACTGGTTTTACCACACTGTCCCTCAAACACATATGAATAGTAGAAAGATGTACCAACCCCGTGGTAGAGTCTGGGGTGGGTCATCGTCCCTGAATGCAATGTGTTATGTCAGAGGTCATGCTTTAGACTACGATGGCTGGGAAAAGGCCGGAGCTGAAGGTTGGTCCTACGCCGATTGTTTGCCGTACTTTAAGAAAGCTCAGTGCCATGAGTCAGGTGAAAGTGAATATCGAGGGGGAAGCGGACCGCTGAATGTGTCGCGCGGTAAAACAAATAATCCACTATTTAACGTTTTTCTAGAGGCAGGGCAACAAGCAGGGTACCCTCGTACTCAGGATTATAATGGATATCAATTCGAAGGATTTGATTTTATGGATTTTACAATTCACAAAGGCATTCGTTGGAGTACAGCAAATGCGTATTTGCGACCTGCTCTGAAAAGGTCAAACTTAAAGGTCACTAGTAAAACACTTACGACAAGGGTTCTATTTGACGGAACTAAAGCTGTTGGTGTGGAGTACAAACAGGGTGGGGAGATTAAAACTGTACGAGCAgataaagttattttaagtTGTGGGTCGATAAACACGCCACAGCTGTTGATGTTGTCTGGAGTGGGAAATGCAGATGAATTGAAGAAACATGACATTCCAGTTGTTAACCATCTACCAGGAGTTGGACAAAACCTGCAAGACCATTTAGAAGTTTATGTTCAGATGGCTTGCTCACAGCCAGTCTCCCTTTATAAAGCACAGTGGAAATTTCCTCACAACATGATTAAGATTGGCCTCCAGTGGTTTCTCCTCCAAACTGGTTTAGGAGCGACTTCTCATCTAGAAGCGGTTGCATTCATCCGAAGCCGTGCTGGTGTAGAATATCCAGATATCCAGTTCCACTTCCTGCCATCCTCTGTCAAAGATCATGGCCGGGTAAATCCTGAACAACATTCTTTTCAAGTACACGTTGGAGCGCAAAGACCAGAAAGTCGCGGGACAATCGCGCTCCAATCCAAAAACCCTAAAGACCATCCGTTAATAGATCCAAATTATCTGTCGACAGAAAACGATCGATGGGAAATGAGAGAATGCATCAAACTTGCACGAGAAATTTTTGAACAAGATGCGTTTGCAGCATATCGTGGGAAAGAGATTTTACCCGGGGTAGATATGCAATCGGATGAACAACTAGATGCGTTTGTAAGAGAACATGGAGAGACTGCATACCATCCGTCTTGCTCTGCCAAAATGGGCAGTGAAAAAGATCCAATGGCTGTTGTTAATAAAAGAACTGAGGTATTTGGAATGGAGAACCTGTACATTGTGGATGCCTCAATAATGCCAAATGTGACCACTGGCAATCTGAATGCACCTGTTACCATGATGGCTGAGAAGGCAGCTGATATTTTTCGTGGTCGAGAAAAACTCGCTCCATCAGATGCCCCAGTTTACAAACCATCGAGTATAGAAACGCAACGTTGA